The Nocardioides marmorisolisilvae genomic interval ATAGGCGTCGAGGTCGAAGGTGGTCAAGATCAGCACGCGGGTGTCGTGGTCACGGGTGATCTGTCCAGTCGCGGCGATCCCGTCCAGCTCCGGCATCCGTACGTCGACGAGCGCGACGTCGGGCTGGTGCTTCTCGACCAGGGAGAGGAGGTCGAGCCCGTTCCCGGCAGTGCCCACCACCTCGAGGTCCTCCTGGGCGTCGAGCAGCGCGGCGAACCCGGCACAGATCACCGGCTGGTCGTCGGCGACCACGACCGTGGTCACGCAACGCCCCGGGGCAGGGTGGCCTCGACCACGAACCCGCCGTCCCTCGGCGCCGCCACCAGGCGGCCGCCCAGTGCCTCGACGCGCTCGCGCATGCCGACCAGTCCCTGGCCGGTGCCGACCCCCTGGGCAGACCCGGCCCCGGATCCGCGGGTCTCGACGTCGGGCCGAACCCCCGTACGGCCCGACGTCGAGACCCGCACCACCAGCAGCGCCCCCGTGCTCTCCAGGTGCACTGCCACCGGCATTCCCGACGCGTGCCGTCGGGCGTTGGTGAGGGCCTCCTGGACGACCCGGTAGGCGGCGTATCCCGAGGCGGCCCCGACGGTGACGCCGAGGTCGCCCTGCACGGTGATGTCGACGCCCGCGGTGCGGGTGCGCTCGACCAGGGCGCCGATGTCGGCCCAGGTGGGCTGCGGGGCGCGGTCGGGCTCGCCAGCGGCTCGCCCGAGGATCCCGAGCACGCCCCTCAGCTCATCGAGTGCCAGCCGGGCGTCGGCCGCGATGTCGGCGAGGACGGCGCGCGCCTCGGGCTGCAGGTCCGGCGAGGTGTACGGCGCGGTCTCCGCCCGGACCGCGATCAGCGAGACGTGGTGGGCGACGACATCGTGCAGGTCGCGGGACAGTCGGGCTCGCTCCGCCACCACCGCAGCGTGGTCCTCGACCTCGCCGGACCGGGCCGCCAGGGCACGCCGCTCACCCTCGCGGACCCCCGCCACCCTCATCCAGGCGGCCGCCGCCAGCACGAGCAGCAGCACGACGGTGTAGATGACGCCCAGCTCGACCCGGCGCGCCGTGTCGTAGTAGTCGATGCTGATGTCGGTGCGCAGCGGCGCAACCATCCGGTCGCCGGTGGCAATCCACGCCCACACGATCAGCGCCGCCAGCGCCACGGCGACCACCGACGCCACCGGCCGACGCCAGCTCGCGGTCAGGGTCACCGCGCCGAGTGCCGCGAACAGGCCGAACGGCACCGGCGCGCCGTACAGCAGGCAGAACGCACCCGGGGCGAGCGCCAGCACGATCGCGACCCCGGGCCAGCGCAGCGCCAGGAAGGGAGCCGCCGCGGTCAGAGCGCCGACACCGAGCCCGAAGAGCGTGACCAGGACCGGCCCGAGGCCGATCAGGAACGGTCCCGCGCCCCGGTAGCCGTAGTCGGCCACGATGCTGGGCACCCACCACGCGGAGGCGTAGCAGAAGAGCACCACGAGCGCCCCCATCGTGGCAGTGAGCCAGTACGACGCGGGTAGTGGCCCGTGGACGGGCGCCCAGGCCTCCTTGCCGAGGAGCCGACCGAGCCGCGATGCGGTGGACCGTCGACCCGTCAGCGAGATGTCCATGGCCGAGATCCTGCCTCCTGCCGGCGTCCCGCGGCACCCTCTCCCGGGGGAACTGTGCGGGAATCGCAGTCCCCCGGCCGGGGGAAGCGGGCTGCGGCATGCGTGACGATCGTCATGCCGTGTTGGGCGCGTTCCTCAGCACTCGCTCAGGGATCACGATTACGTTTCTGGCATGGCTGAGCAGAGTGCGGTGCCCAGCGGTGCTGGCGGCCGTCTGGACGACACCCTCGACGGACTGCGCCGATGGGTCATCCGAGCGGTCACCGCGGTCATCGTGGTCGTGGTGCTGTGGCGGGCGTTCAACGCCGTGGTGGGCGTCGTCACCTCACACCTCTGGTTCGAGTCGGTGGGCCAGGGCTCGGTCTACTCCACCATGCTGCGCGCCCAGATCCTGCTCTTCGCCGTCTTCGCCGTCCTCGGCGGCCTGGCCGGCTGGTTCACCATCCGCACGGTCCGCCGGGCCGGGCCGCGGCTGCATGTCGAGCAGCAGGTGCACTCGATCCGGTGGTGGTTCCGCAAGCACGAGCCGCGGCTGTGGCCCATCGTGCTGCTGCTGGGCGTGGTGATCCCGGCGTGGATCGTCGGCGGACACGCCGCCAGGCAGTGGCAGACCTACCTGCTGTGGCGGCACGCCTCCTCCTGGCATGCAACCGACCCACAGTTCCACAAGGACCTCTCCTTCTTCATCGAGGTCAACCCGTTCCACGTCCTGGTGGTCGCGCTGCTCTCGCAGATCGTGGTCATCACCCTCTGGATCGCGGTGATCGCCGGCTTCCTCTACGGCATCTGGCGCTTCCGCGGGCCCGGGCCGCGCATCACCCGCTCGATCACCAAGCTGGTCTCCCTGCTGCTCGCCGCATGGTTCGTGCTGAAGGCGGTCAACTACTGGATCGGTCGGTACGCCGTCGACACCTCGCAGCGCGGTCCGGTCACCGGTCCGTCGTACACGGACGTGCACGCAGTGCTGCCCGGCAAGGTGGTGCTGATGGCGGTGGCCCTCGCCTGTGCGGGGCTGTTGCTCGCCAACGTCGTCCACATCGGCCGGCTGCGGGTCACCGCCGCTGCGGTGGTGGTGCTGCTGATCGCCTCTGCCGTCTTCGGCAGCGCCTGGACCAGCCTCGTCTACCGCTTCCGCGAGCAGCCGAGCGCGGCCACCGTCGACCTCGGCGAGATCGCCCACAACCTTCAGGCCACCCGCACCGCCTTCGGGTTGCGCGACGTCGTCAGCACGGTGCCCTACAAGGCCGCGAGGACGCTGCACGGCAAGGCGCTCCAGCACAAGGCCTCCCACACGGCGCAGATCCCGCTGATCGACCCGAACCGGCTGTCGCCGACGTTCAACGTCAAGCAGCAGCTGCAGTCCTACTACCAGTTCAAGTCGACGCTGGACATCGACCACTACGACCTCGACGGCCGCTCCCAGGACGTCGCGCTGGCCGTCCGTGAGCTCCAGGTCGGCGGCATCCCGCACTCCAGCTGGGTGAACAGCCACCTCGTCTACACCCACGGGTACGGCATCGTCGCCGCACCGACCGGCCGGATGAACCCGAAGACCGAGGGGCCCGACTTCCTGAACGCCGGGATGCCCCCGGCCCAGCAGATCCCGGTCAACCAGCCGGCGATCTACTTCGGCCAGTCGTCGCCGAACTACTCCATCGTCGGGGCGCCCCCCGGAAGCCGCCAGAAGCTCGAGTTCGACCACCCGGGCAACAACGGCAGCTCGCGCTCCGCGCACACGACGTACGCCGGCCACGGCGGCATCCCGATCGGCTCGACGA includes:
- a CDS encoding sensor histidine kinase, which translates into the protein MDISLTGRRSTASRLGRLLGKEAWAPVHGPLPASYWLTATMGALVVLFCYASAWWVPSIVADYGYRGAGPFLIGLGPVLVTLFGLGVGALTAAAPFLALRWPGVAIVLALAPGAFCLLYGAPVPFGLFAALGAVTLTASWRRPVASVVAVALAALIVWAWIATGDRMVAPLRTDISIDYYDTARRVELGVIYTVVLLLVLAAAAWMRVAGVREGERRALAARSGEVEDHAAVVAERARLSRDLHDVVAHHVSLIAVRAETAPYTSPDLQPEARAVLADIAADARLALDELRGVLGILGRAAGEPDRAPQPTWADIGALVERTRTAGVDITVQGDLGVTVGAASGYAAYRVVQEALTNARRHASGMPVAVHLESTGALLVVRVSTSGRTGVRPDVETRGSGAGSAQGVGTGQGLVGMRERVEALGGRLVAAPRDGGFVVEATLPRGVA
- a CDS encoding UPF0182 family protein; its protein translation is MAEQSAVPSGAGGRLDDTLDGLRRWVIRAVTAVIVVVVLWRAFNAVVGVVTSHLWFESVGQGSVYSTMLRAQILLFAVFAVLGGLAGWFTIRTVRRAGPRLHVEQQVHSIRWWFRKHEPRLWPIVLLLGVVIPAWIVGGHAARQWQTYLLWRHASSWHATDPQFHKDLSFFIEVNPFHVLVVALLSQIVVITLWIAVIAGFLYGIWRFRGPGPRITRSITKLVSLLLAAWFVLKAVNYWIGRYAVDTSQRGPVTGPSYTDVHAVLPGKVVLMAVALACAGLLLANVVHIGRLRVTAAAVVVLLIASAVFGSAWTSLVYRFREQPSAATVDLGEIAHNLQATRTAFGLRDVVSTVPYKAARTLHGKALQHKASHTAQIPLIDPNRLSPTFNVKQQLQSYYQFKSTLDIDHYDLDGRSQDVALAVRELQVGGIPHSSWVNSHLVYTHGYGIVAAPTGRMNPKTEGPDFLNAGMPPAQQIPVNQPAIYFGQSSPNYSIVGAPPGSRQKLEFDHPGNNGSSRSAHTTYAGHGGIPIGSTMRRLLFALQLNSPNILFSSDINKSSQLLMVRNPRARVAKVAPWLTLDGDVYPAVVDGHIDWVVDGYTSTNNYPGSQLVNLHKATSSTLSTNGATVAQPSTQVNYLRNSVKATVDAYTGKVTLYNWQQNQLPDPLLKTWESIFPGLVQPQSSIPAALMPHLRYPQDLFNVQRSLLAQYHVTSAPDFYSGNDFWKVPTDPTVSANQQFNAGSSGSTSSGPNEPSAYITMSPDGFAPQRYTLSSPMVTLNRRDLAAFISVDAQPGPDYGKFTILDFPSSSGGESPSQVQNDIESDTKISEALTLQRGGNSKVVLGDLEAIPVAGRMLYVEPVYTQAAASNSFPILRHVIALYANGDPAFDDGLAPALRQAIASGDVS